From Drosophila yakuba strain Tai18E2 chromosome 2L, Prin_Dyak_Tai18E2_2.1, whole genome shotgun sequence, one genomic window encodes:
- the LOC6527664 gene encoding piezo-type mechanosensitive ion channel component isoform X7, which translates to MVFSYACMVLQRIVVPAVLVLAALMRPVGISFVYLLMFFVSPFVPLATRRNFKGSVTAFFIILLALSTLLLLGHITLQILAVSLTLPIYNCSFSEQLLRHIGFVSFIDLQPFAIIEWLVPEVLVFATSLGSYLTVKRVASQPVGVEQLENGEVGDGQAENEQTSSQPAATDANGGDVQQATVTTPLQQQQQQLRKRVSMISQHIHFEGLVKISPLFCLATLFFAAVLRPSVPGGFYFLIFLLAGTYWATCQTLQRGFALLLRCVMVVLVLHSLSIVSYQTPWMQDNLNHTTLTARLIGLEPLIESYCSTDIRVFLYNNELSLDSYLNPFALFFAYFALALTTKHLIKPRLEPKPATAFGQQLDCNSSSINNTTTGNKVNRQLSLLTSQTSRGRRDGSNPGGGGATITTTTTTNTNTTTTSSAIRNQRLSVSLRRDQRATLNEPTETTPLVRQSTRKARTPQPLESGSSVAPSVTQRGNDIQLDSLEQRSEQENTTTSILDQISYGFVSVGGFIYQNSYIFTNILMMAWSIVYHSWLTFVLLLWANVLWMIPNQRKAMMRSSPFIVLYAEALLIAQYIYGMDLNNEELPTSVPYLQTAGINLQQIGFERPIENQMRPCVPLIVKTAFVLMFWVTSRQFFKEKRDRRRDSTLADIIAPLQITVGSAGSSYLINDGKKTSKFLKKAGDVIKNLLVRLWIWLLVLVIFLCAITGENMTGFRICYMALFLFFLLVFQSSSKAWVKIMYGFWLFLIFYAMSILILIYTYQFDKFDKYWSDYLNVSATLQKDIGLKRYQTKDLFLHLVSPTIIVILTVIQVHYFHKRFIASLQQQPLAGGSAQQKPTETTALEPAPSKRRGSAGSLRRSQGPSAEAAPGATTDFETSVRDLVRISFRKIKNKSEYIFKNFKDVFWRFLELHIMKAVYIAAFVCSVSEVCVLHIIFVGFCVLGATSRKAVQVVISRLISFIVTIIVLSKMIYQIEYLSHSQHNVVCSDNRTANNAEWIGLTKADKVTGGLMSLLRTYIIYMVIVTMHAVITLRQLQMRVKIGALNAPPTKLLFPNIIRADAEKDLVGLVKYLLNFGFYKFGIEISLIALVSTITYRQDIVAVVYALWLVVLLLLRRSQCAKIWGVFQAFFAISILTQYIVLVGLPPSSCLVYPWDEGPFGEGIQRWTMLPGTLHFNHVPKLIFDFIVLVILNRQKSIFCIEQRYASNDDYPGGSNRSVIADIAQLGRVPFDNPTHDFCSYIRNYSDILKNGVLCGFYWFTLAVVFLAGTNIADLLALGYLIGAFIFLWQGSDFYLRPIHTIIFRWKWLLAFNVANILIKTSFQMAGCLFMTQLTKDCCWLVHMLGITCTSNVLTEQIMLPEEAELTLKPGECPKITHQVVLLWDTICFAFIIFQLRIFKSHYFCHIITDTKANNILASRGADIIESLRHKQIAHRHDHEKQVLHKIKRKMERIRATQQKMLRPLDKQTHFDEHGYPLPAPTVRRRKEIKLHPHATRAGDYYMFEEMDDKFELDLIHDEIDFLEEENITESEMKMQRRKTLYDLLPASGLTRYIYLNPQKSKDAPTGEFPSTSKGISKERDAATASSSASPAPTRDVGDLPVIPPPLTGLGREQTSKETSDSKSKMEVDSGEVTAKDSDEDFDTNPIIRLLEGFLVTLTIRLNRFSRNYRFVNRILAGEKKTLKESSSLNRLGLSSAAAMFHFLKSNLESDESVPPASSSTPRRVVIAPPNATEHSDPTSTTLNTNTTTTPLSPPEPLQPLKPTTTSTPQQQHQHNRAAEEIIELPVDTVDGVTYSAGEFNLEEENFAQRDHHIIVEVLISSWYALLANTDLICYIVVFINQVVNASLISLPLPIMVFLWGTLSLPRPTKTFWVTLIAYTQAIVLIKCIFQFKLIWSNYHQLPNQPLTPAKIFGVENKAHYAIYDLILLLVLFLHRYLLKSQGLWKSGYKDTDNQFTKPTASIDERDDSDNLSQPDSRQLNDDAAQKLSLQVSQASLPGSPEFSKTGINQLERTKYTSSLYKFFFSLVHKSRLATDVYALMFLCDFVNFFVLLFGFTAFGTQQTESDEGVQTYLAENKVPIPFLIMLLVQFLLIVIDRALYLRKALVNKIIFHFFSVIGIHIWMFFVVPAVTERTFNSLAPPIIFYVIKCFYMLLSSYQIKSGYPKRILGNFFTKGFSMVNMIAFKVYMQIPFLYELRTILDWVCIDSTMTIFDWLKMEDIFSNIYLIRCTRQSETDFPAMRAQKKASLSKLIMGGTVVLLIVICIWGPLCLFALGNAVGTSNVPFHVSLSIRIGPYDPIYTTNNYDSIFEINPEMYSQMTNAYIKEKQALTFIAGYDATDVAAVRLAGNSPSLWNIAPPDRQRLLNDLRNNHTLKARFSYSLTRKAPAKGLKENVGDEHAISLDESFEGRAALIHMLSETHDVEPIHSNGTTNGTTPEVEEVVVIPGMIPKFIKVLNSGDAAVVSVLSQKHYDYRPLVIKMHRDNETNGLWWEIRDYCNDTFYNETLSKFAYSNCTSGIVMYTFNDKKFPSTFSFLTAGGIIGLYTTFVLLASRFMKSFIGGQNRKIMFEDLPYVDRVLQLCLDIYLVREALEFALEEDLFAKLLFLYRSPETLIKWTRPKEEYVDDDGDTDSIPSRMSVRRPEQLQPQQPQ; encoded by the exons CTGCCACAGATGCCAATGGTGGAGATGTGCAACAGGCCACGGTCACCACGccactgcagcaacagcagcagcagctgaggAAGCGAGTGTCCATGATCAGTCAGCACATTCACTTTGAGGGATTGGTCAAGATCT CTCCTCTGTTCTGCCTGGCCACGCTGTTCTTTGCGGCCGTGCTGCGTCCCTCGGTGCCTGGCGGATTTTACTTTCTCATTTTCCTGCTGGCCGGCACCTACTGGGCAACATGCCAGACGCTGCAACG GGGCTTTGCATTGTTGCTGCGCTGCGTGATGGTCGTCCTCGTGCTGCACTCCCTGTCCATTGTATCCTACCAGACGCCATGGATGCAGGACAACCTCAATCATACCACCCTGACAGCCCG TTTGATTGGACTGGAACCGCTTATTGAATCCTACTGCTCGACGGATATACGTGTCTTTCTGTACAATAATGAGCTGTCCCTGGACTCGTATCTCAATCCCTTTGCGTTGTTCTTTGCCTACTTCGCACTGGCCCTGACCACCAAGCATCTCATTAAGCCACGG CTGGAGCCCAAGCCAGCCACCGCATTTGGGCAGCAACTAGATTGcaatagcagcagcatcaacaacaccaccaccgGCAACAAGGTCAACCGCCAGCTATCGCTGCTCACCTCGCAGACATCGCGGGGTCGTCGGGATGGGTCGAATCCTGGCGGAGGTGGAGCaaccatcaccaccaccacgaccaccaacaccaataccaccaccacctcctccgcaaTCCGCAATCAGCGCTTGAGT GTTTCTTTGCGCCGTGATCAGCGTGCAACGTTGAATGAACCGACTGAGACGACGCCT TTGGTGCGGCAAAGCACGCGCAAGGCACGCACACCCCAACCGCTGGAAAGTGGATCCTCTGTGGCGCCCAGTGTCACTCAGCGGGGCAACGACATTCAGCTGGACTCGTTGGAACAGCGATCGGAGCAGGAGAACACCACCACATCCATACTGGATCAGATTTCGTATGGCTTCGTCAGCGTGGGAGGATTCATATATCAGAACAGCTATATATTCACCAACATTCTTATGATG GCCTGGTCCATAGTGTATCACAGTTGGCTGACTTttgtgctgttgctgtgggCCAACGTGCTGTGGATGATTCCTAACCAGAGGAAGGCCATGATGCGGTCTAGTCCCTTTATAGTCCTATATGCTGAGGCCCTTTTGATTGCCCAATACATATACGGCATGGATCTCAACAACGAAGAGCTGCCCACAAGCGTTCCA TATTTGCAGACTGCGGGCATTAACCTGCAACAAATTGGCTTCGAACGACCAATCGAAAACCAAATGCGGCCATGTGTGCCGCTGATCGTAAAGACGGCCTTTGTGCTAATGTTTTGGGTGACATCGCGGCAGTTCTTTAAGGAGAAGCGTGATCGCCGAAGGGACAGCACTCTGGCGGATATCATTGCCCCACTGCAGATCACTGTGGGATCGGCTGGCTCCAGCTACCTCATCAACGATGGCAAGAAGACCTCAAAGTTCCTAAAGAAGGCCGGCGATGTGATCAAGAATCTACTGGTGCGTCTGTGGATCTGGCTACTGGTGCTGGTTATCTTCCTCTGCGCCATCACTGGCGAGAACATGACCGGCTTCCGCATCTGCTACATGGCCCTGTTCCTATTCTTCTTGCTGGTCTTTCAATCGTCGTCCAAGGCATGGGTTAAGATCATGTACGGCTTCTGGCTGTTTCTGATCTTCTATGCCATGTCCATACTTATCTTGATCTACACATATCAATTCGACAAGTTCGACAAGTACTGGAGCGACTATCTCAATGTGTCCGCGACGCT GCAAAAGGACATCGGGCTTAAGCGCTACCAGACCAAGGATCTGTTCCTTCATTTGGTCTCACCGACGATTATTGTGATCCTGACCGTCATCCAAGTGCACTACTTCCACAAGCGCTTCATCGCCTcattgcaacagcagccgtTGGCTGGCGGATCGGCACAGCAGAAACCCACGGAGACAACTGCCTTGGAACCGGCGCCATCAAAGCGACGTGGCAGCGCCGGTTCACTGCGTAGATCTCAGGGTCCATCGGCGGAGGCTGCTCCAGGAGCCACCACCGATTTCGAGACATCTGTGCGAGACTTGGTGCGCATTTCGTTCCGCAAGATCAAGAACAAGTCGGAGTACATTTTCAAGAACTTCAAGGATGTCTTCTGGCGCTTCCTGGAGCTGCACATCATGAAGGCTGTGTATATCGCAGCCTTCGTGTGCAGTGTCAGCGAAGTCTGCGTACTGCACATTATCTTTGTGGGTTTCTGTGTGCTGGGCGCCACCTCGCGCAAGGCCGTCCAGGTGGTGATCAGCCGCCTCATCTCGTTCATTGTCACCATCATAGTTCTGTCCAAGATGATCTACCAGATCGAGTACTTAAGTCACTCGCAGCACAACGTTGTTTGT TCTGACAACCGGACGGCCAACAATGCGGAGTGGATTGGTCTCACTAAGGCCGACAAGGTGACGGGCGGACTGATGAGCCTGTTGCGCACCTACATCATCTACATGGTTATTGTGACCATGCACGCAGTGATCACCTTGCGGCAGCTTCAAATGCGCGTGAAGATTGGAGCACTGAATGCTCCACCCACCAAGCTGCTGTTCCCCAATATTATTCGAGCTGATGCTGAGAAGGATCTGGTGGGACTGGTCAAGTATCTCCTCAACTTTGGCTTCTACAAATTTGGCATTGAGATATCGCTAATCGCCCTGGTCTCCACCATCACATATCGCCAGGATATTGTGGCCGTAGTCTATGCTCTGTGGCTGGTGGTGCTTTTGCTTCTGAGGAGATCTCAGTGCGCCAAAATATGGGGCGTGTTTCAGGCATTCTTTGCCATCTCCATACTGACACAGTACATAGTGCTGGTCGGACTGCCGCCGAGCTCATGTCTGG TTTATCCCTGGGATGAAGGTCCCTTTGGGGAGGGCATACAACGCTGGACGATGCTGCCAGGAACCCTGCACTTCAATCACGTGCCCAAGCTGATCTTCGACTTCATTGTCTTGGTCATTCTGAACCGACAGAAGAGTATCTTCTGCATCGAACAGCGTTATGCCAGTAACGACGACTATCCGGGTGGCAGCAATCGCAGTGTGATCGCCGATATTGCTCAGCTAGGTCGCGTTCCCTTCGACAATCCCACCCACGACTTTTGCTCTTACATACGAAACTACTCGGACATCCTCAAGAATGGAGTGTTGTGTGGCTTCTACTGGTTTACTCTGGCAGTTGTGTTCTTGGCCGGCACCAATATTGCAGATCTACTGGCCCTGGGTTATCTGATCGGAGCGTTTATCTTCCTTTGGCAGGGATCTGATTTCTATCTGCGTCCCATACACACCATCATCTTTCGCTGGAAGTGGCTGCTGGCATTCAATGTGGCCAACATACTCATCAAGACGTCCTTCCAGATGGCCGGCTGTTTGTTCATGACACAACTGACCAAAGACTGCTGCTGGCTGGTGCACATGCTCGGCATTACCTGTACTAGCAATGTGCTTACAGAGCAAATAATGCTGCCCGAGGAGGCAGAGTTGACGCTGAAGCCAGGCGAATGTCCTAAGATCACCCACCAGGTGGTCCTACTGTGGGACACGATTTGCTTTGCCTTCATCATATTCCAGCTGCGCATCTTCAAGTCGCACTACTTCTGTCACATCATAACGGacacaaaagcaaacaacatcCTGGCCTCAAG AGGAGCCGACATCATTGAGAGCCTACGACACAAGCAGATTGCCCATCGCCACGACCATGAAAAGCAGGTGCTACACAAGATCAAGCGAAAGATGGAGCGCATCCGAGCCACGCAGCAAAAGATGCTTCGACCGTTGGACAAACAAACCCACTTTGACG AACATGGTTATCCACTTCCTGCACCAACAGTACGCAGAAGgaaggaaattaaattacatcCACATG CTACCCGTGCTGGTGACTACTACATGTTCGAGGAGATGGACGATAAGTTTGAGCTCGACTTGATACACGACGAGATCGACTTCCTCGAGGAGGAGAACATCACCGAGAGCGAGATGAAGATGCAGCGACGCAAGACGCTCTACGAT CTGTTACCAGCCAGTGGACTAACTCGCTATATTTATTTGAACCCACAGAAGTCGAAGGACGCACCCACTGGCGAGTTTCCCTCCACCAGCAAGGGTATTTCCAAGGAACGCGATGCCGCGACAGCTTCTAGTTCAGCGAGTCCAGCGCCCACCAGGGATGTGGGTGATCTGCCCGTAATTCCGCCACCTTTGACTGGCCTGGGACGCGAGCAAACCTCCAAGGAGACCTCCGATAGCAAGTCTAAAATGGAAGTGGACAGCGGAGAGGTGACGGCCAAGGATTCGGATGAGGACTTTGATACAAATCCAATTATCAGGCTGCTCGAGGGCTTCTTGGTCACGTTGACCATAAGACTGAACCGCTTCTCGCGCAACTACCGCTTTGTAAATCGCATCCTTGCCGGCGAAAAGAAGACCCTGAAG GAGTCCAGCTCGTTGAATCGTCTGGGGCTGTCCAGTGCCGCTGCCATGTTCCACTTCCTCAAGTCCAATCTCGAGAG CGATGAAAGTGTCCCGCCCGCCTCCTCATCCACTCCACGGCGGGTGGTGATCGCACCACCGAATGCCACCGAGCACTCAGACCCCACCAGCACCACACTGAACACGAACACGACAACCACACCGCTATCACCACCAGAACCACTGCAACCACTGAAACCAACTACAACCAGTAcaccacagcaacagcatcagcataATCGCGCTGCCGAAGAAATCATCGAACTGCCTGTAGATACCGTTGATGGAGTCACCTATAG CGCGGGTGAATTCAATCTGGAGGAGGAGAACTTTGCCCAGAGGGATCATCATATCATTGTCGAGGTGCTAATCTCCTCGTGGTATGCCTTATTGGCCAACACGGATCTCATCTGCTACATTGTGGTGTTCATTAATCAG gTGGTCAATGCCAGTCTTAtttcgctgccgctgcccaTCATGGTCTTTTTGTGGGGTACACTGTCTCTGCCACGTCCCACTAAAACCTTCTGGGTCACCTTGATTGCCTACACCCAGGCCATCGTGCTGATCAAGTGCATCTTCCAGTTTAAACTGATCTGGTCCAATTACCACCAACTGCCCAATCAGCCGCTGACACCTGCCAAAATATTCGGCGTGGAGAACAAGGCCCACTATGCGATTTACGACCTGATCCTGTTGCTGGTTCTATTCCTGCATCGCTATCTGCTTAAGTCACAAGGCCTGTGGAAATCGGGCTACAAGGACACGGACAACCAGTTTACCAAACCCACCGCTAGCAT TGATGAACGCGACGATAGCGACAACTTATCACAACCGGATTCCCGCCAGCTAAACGATGATGCTGCTCAGAAGCTGAGTCTTCAAGTGAGTCAGGCTTCCTTGCCAGGATCGCCTGAATTCAGCAAGACTGGCATCAATCAGCTTGA GCGCACCAAGTACACCTCATCACTATACAAATTTTTCTTCAGTTTGGTTCACAAATCCCGTCTAGCCACAGATGTATATGCGCTGATGTTCCTCTGCGATTTTGTGAACTTCTTTGTGCTTCTGTTCGGCTTCACTGCATTTGGA ACTCAGCAAACGGAAAGTGACGAAGGTGTGCAGACATATCTCGCGGAGAACAAAGTGCCCATACCATTCCTGATTATGTTACTGGTTCAGTTCCTGCTCATCGTCATTGATCGAGCCTTGTATCTGCGCAAAGCCCTGGTGAACAAGATCATCTTCCACTTCTTTTCGGTTATCGGAATACACATCTGGATGTTCTTCGTTGTGCCTGCAGTTACGGAACGCACTTTCAACTCCCTCGCACCTCCAATTATATTCTATGTGATAAAGTGCTTTTACATGCTGCTCAGCTCTTATCAAATCAAATCCGGTTACCCCAAGCGCATTCTGGGCAATTTCTTCACCAAGGGATTCTCGATGGTCAATATGATTGCCTTTAAGGTGTACATGCAGATTCCATTCCTGTACGAGCTGCGAACAATATTAGACTGGGTGTGCATTGACAGCACAATGACCATTTTTGACTGGCTGAAGATGGAGGACATTTTCTCGAATATATACCTAATCCGCTGCACCCGGCAGTCAGAGACAGATTTTCCGGCTATGAGAGCTCAGAAGAAGGCCTCACTTTCCAAGCTCATAATGGGTGGCACCGTCGTCCTGCTGATAGTGATTTGCATTTGGGGACCACTATGTTTGTTTGCCCTTGGCAACGCGGTGGGCACCTCGAATGTGCCCTTTCATGTGTCGCTATCAATACGAATCGGACCCTATGATCCCATCTACACAACGAACAACTACGACAGTATCTTTGAGATCAATCCTGAGATGTATTCTCAGATGACTAATGCATACATTAAGGAGAAACAGGCTTTGACGTTTATCGCTGGTTATGATGCAACGGATGTGGCTGCGGTTAGACTAGCTGGCAATTCGCCTTCCCTGTGGAACATAGCACCGCCAGATAGGCAGCGATTACTAAATGATCTAAGAAACA ATCACACACTGAAGGCGCGGTTCTCTTATTCTCTCACCCGGAAGGCTCCTGCCAAGGGGCTAAAGGAAAATGTGGGGGACGAGCATGCCATATCCCTGGATGAGTCCTTTGAGGGACGAGCAGCACTCATTCATATGCTAAGTGAAACCCATGACGTTGAGCCAATTCACAGCAACGGCACAACAAATGGTACCACACCCGAAGTCGAAGAAGTGGTGGTGATACCCGGTATGATACCCAAGTTTATCAAGGTTCTCAATTCGGGCGACGCTGCAGTGGTAAGTGTGTTGAGCCAAAAACACTACGACTACCGACCGCTGGTTATCAAAATGCATCGCGACAACGAGACCAATGGATTGTGGTGGGAGATTCGGGACTACTGCAACGATACCTTCTACAACGAAACTCTGTCGAAGTTTGCATACAGCAACTGCACTTCAGGAATCGTGATGTACACGTTCAACGATAAAAAGTTCCCATCCACGTTCAGTTTTCTCACAGCGGGAGG CATCATTGGCCTGTATACCACATTTGTGTTATTGGCCTCGCGCTTTATGAAGTCCTTTATTGGTGGCCAAAACAGAAAGATAATGTTTGAGGATCTGCCTTACGTTGATAGAGTGCTGCAACTCTGTCTGGACATTTATCTG GTACGGGAGGCATTGGAATTCGCGCTGGAAGAAGACCTGTTTGCCAAATTACTCTTCCTATACCGATCGCCCGAAACGCTAATCAAGTGGACCCGTCCCAAGGAGGAGTACGTGGACGATGACGGTGACACCGACTCGATTCCCAGTCGAATGAGCGTGCGCCGGCCCGAGCAGCTGCAGCCACAGCAACCGCAATAA